From a region of the Roseivirga sp. 4D4 genome:
- a CDS encoding dodecin family protein has product MGVHKVVEVLAFSTKSWEDAAQEAVKQVSKNVRNIESVYIKEMSGKVIDNQIVQYRVNAKVTFGIE; this is encoded by the coding sequence ATGGGAGTTCATAAAGTAGTAGAAGTGCTTGCCTTTTCTACCAAGAGTTGGGAAGACGCGGCACAAGAAGCAGTAAAACAAGTCTCAAAAAATGTCAGAAACATTGAGTCGGTATATATCAAGGAAATGAGTGGAAAAGTAATTGATAATCAAATTGTTCAGTATCGAGTGAATGCAAAGGTGACATTCGGTATAGAGTAA
- a CDS encoding GerW family sporulation protein encodes MEMNFETMLQKLTDFIETEAKTETVVGDEFKLGDFVCVPVIRLGVGFGSGGGTGSSPKTGTGEGGGAGAGMGIDPIGFLVSKGDQISFVSTHQNKGLSAVFEKVPQLIEKMMASKKDTVKV; translated from the coding sequence ATGGAAATGAATTTTGAGACAATGCTTCAGAAATTAACAGACTTTATAGAAACTGAGGCCAAAACAGAAACAGTAGTAGGTGACGAATTCAAACTAGGAGATTTCGTTTGTGTACCCGTAATACGCCTAGGAGTTGGTTTTGGTAGCGGTGGAGGAACTGGTTCTTCCCCAAAAACCGGAACAGGAGAAGGTGGTGGAGCTGGTGCTGGAATGGGTATAGACCCTATTGGTTTCCTGGTATCGAAAGGCGACCAAATCTCGTTCGTTAGTACGCATCAGAACAAGGGGCTATCCGCGGTTTTCGAGAAAGTACCTCAACTGATTGAAAAAATGATGGCGAGTAAAAAGGACACTGTGAAAGTTTGA
- a CDS encoding Hsp20/alpha crystallin family protein yields the protein MQRDRNPRWRRIKSSPFHRIGDAYGSFFDGEHFLGRNAFDDSWIAPKIPANIKKTSKTYEIEMALPGFVKKEITILVEGDLLKVLAEKDMKGEVNDSENLDYDILGRSFQLEPDIDRDRISSKFKDGLLKIYLPYNGEVKKKPRVKVKVT from the coding sequence ATGCAACGAGATAGAAACCCAAGATGGAGAAGAATAAAGAGTAGTCCGTTTCACAGGATAGGGGATGCTTATGGAAGTTTCTTTGATGGAGAGCACTTCCTGGGACGCAACGCTTTTGATGATAGTTGGATCGCGCCCAAGATACCTGCTAACATTAAGAAAACGTCTAAAACCTATGAAATCGAAATGGCCTTACCAGGCTTTGTCAAAAAAGAAATCACGATTCTCGTAGAAGGAGATTTATTAAAAGTTTTAGCGGAGAAGGACATGAAAGGAGAAGTCAATGATTCTGAAAACTTAGATTATGACATACTGGGAAGAAGCTTCCAGCTAGAGCCTGATATTGACAGAGACCGCATTAGTTCAAAGTTCAAAGATGGATTACTTAAGATTTACCTGCCGTATAATGGTGAGGTAAAGAAGAAGCCTAGGGTTAAAGTTAAGGTGACTTAA
- a CDS encoding DUF349 domain-containing protein, with translation MSEDKNKKVEEKDQPESAAEEQQEVTPQEEKDTIETPQAVEEPSSDKEDSTDAPEVEAKVEEDAPETAEEPNPVVVTEETEDKTAEEPATEVATEEVEDKPAEEAAVVEVQEAESPAEVGTSETPESSTTDEVSNEETTDKTEEESSAESEEEEEELPDYTTYTREQLVEAIEELTQQDSFKRADRVLKEIEPLFTEFESNLRKEAEEKFKAEVGEEEEGFEFRHDELYNRFDASLRLLRDRKASYYKEREANKTRNLEKKQELLEKLRSLVDGEEATTSLKPIKEVQEVWKAIGPVPSQYNKTLWANYNALLDRFYHNRHILFELKDLDRKKNQVAKTELCEKAEALNDLENVKDAVIQLNELHEEYKRIGAVPREVQEELWKRFKAASDVIYQKRKGFLEHLKGDLKENLVKKQELIDELATFSSFNSDRINDWNAKTKEILDLQKRWEAIGGVPRENAKEINRSFWSTFKGFFANKNEFFKKLESLRKENLAKKEALVEEAVALQSSEEWDKTAEQLKQLQRRWKEIGPVPEKQRNAVYAKFKEACDVFFNNKRQQLNQTESAYVENQEKKEAVLAEMAEKAKGKAGSQEELMGLIASYNEIGFVPRGAIKSIEAKFQESVKVYVDSLGLEASEAESLMLKAELSSGNKGGGADKKFQKKESTLRRKISELEDNISLWNNNLAFFANSKTADKLKEEFDEKIAKAEEEVQSLKKQLRILRSI, from the coding sequence ATGAGTGAAGACAAGAATAAGAAGGTGGAGGAAAAGGATCAGCCAGAATCTGCGGCTGAAGAGCAACAAGAAGTAACCCCACAAGAAGAAAAGGACACAATCGAAACACCTCAGGCTGTAGAAGAACCATCTTCTGACAAAGAGGACTCAACAGATGCTCCAGAAGTAGAAGCTAAAGTTGAGGAAGACGCTCCTGAGACTGCTGAAGAACCAAATCCAGTGGTTGTTACCGAAGAAACTGAGGATAAGACTGCTGAAGAACCGGCTACTGAGGTTGCCACTGAAGAGGTGGAGGATAAACCTGCTGAGGAGGCTGCTGTGGTTGAAGTTCAAGAAGCCGAGTCCCCTGCTGAAGTAGGTACTTCTGAAACACCTGAATCTAGCACCACAGACGAGGTCTCCAACGAAGAAACCACCGATAAAACTGAAGAAGAGTCTAGTGCGGAAAGCGAAGAGGAGGAAGAAGAGCTTCCTGATTACACCACTTATACTCGCGAGCAGCTAGTTGAGGCCATAGAGGAGCTCACCCAGCAAGATAGCTTCAAACGTGCCGATCGTGTACTAAAAGAAATTGAACCCCTTTTCACAGAGTTTGAATCGAATCTCAGAAAAGAAGCAGAAGAAAAGTTTAAGGCTGAGGTAGGAGAGGAAGAAGAAGGTTTTGAGTTCAGGCATGATGAGCTCTATAATCGTTTCGATGCTTCTCTTAGACTATTAAGGGATAGAAAAGCCTCTTATTACAAAGAGCGTGAAGCCAATAAAACCCGTAACCTTGAAAAGAAGCAGGAACTGCTTGAGAAGCTAAGATCACTAGTCGATGGTGAGGAAGCTACCACAAGCCTAAAACCTATTAAAGAAGTTCAGGAAGTTTGGAAAGCGATCGGTCCGGTGCCGAGCCAGTACAACAAGACGCTTTGGGCCAATTACAATGCCCTATTAGACCGTTTCTACCACAACAGACATATACTTTTTGAGCTCAAAGATCTTGACAGAAAGAAGAATCAGGTAGCAAAAACCGAGTTATGTGAGAAGGCAGAGGCCTTGAATGACCTTGAGAATGTCAAAGACGCTGTGATTCAATTGAATGAATTACACGAAGAATATAAGCGCATTGGGGCTGTACCAAGAGAAGTGCAAGAAGAACTTTGGAAAAGGTTCAAAGCGGCTTCAGATGTTATCTATCAAAAGCGTAAAGGCTTCTTAGAGCATTTGAAAGGTGACCTCAAGGAGAATTTGGTCAAGAAGCAAGAACTCATCGATGAGTTGGCCACTTTCTCGTCATTCAATTCAGACCGAATAAATGATTGGAACGCTAAGACCAAAGAAATCCTCGATTTGCAAAAGCGTTGGGAAGCCATTGGTGGTGTGCCTCGTGAAAATGCGAAAGAGATTAACCGATCGTTCTGGTCTACTTTCAAGGGGTTCTTCGCTAACAAAAATGAGTTTTTCAAGAAGCTCGAGTCTTTAAGAAAAGAGAATCTTGCTAAGAAGGAAGCTTTAGTAGAAGAGGCCGTTGCTCTTCAAAGCAGTGAGGAATGGGATAAAACCGCAGAGCAGTTAAAACAGCTGCAGCGTAGGTGGAAAGAAATAGGGCCAGTTCCTGAAAAGCAACGTAATGCAGTTTACGCCAAATTCAAGGAGGCCTGTGATGTATTCTTTAATAACAAGCGTCAACAACTCAATCAAACCGAGTCGGCTTACGTGGAGAATCAGGAGAAGAAAGAGGCAGTACTGGCTGAAATGGCTGAGAAGGCTAAAGGCAAAGCAGGTTCTCAAGAAGAGTTGATGGGATTGATTGCATCTTATAACGAAATTGGTTTTGTACCTCGTGGTGCCATTAAATCTATTGAAGCAAAATTTCAGGAGTCTGTCAAGGTATATGTAGATAGCCTTGGACTTGAAGCTTCAGAGGCTGAGTCATTGATGCTAAAAGCAGAACTCTCTAGTGGAAATAAAGGAGGGGGAGCAGACAAGAAATTCCAGAAGAAGGAGTCTACGTTAAGAAGGAAGATTTCCGAACTGGAGGATAATATTTCACTTTGGAACAATAACCTCGCATTCTTTGCTAATTCTAAGACGGCTGATAAGCTGAAAGAAGAGTTTGATGAAAAGATTGCTAAGGCTGAAGAAGAAGTCCAAAGCCTTAAAAAGCAACTAAGAATCTTAAGAAGTATTTGA
- a CDS encoding DUF1801 domain-containing protein, producing the protein MDEHVNAYIEKQQSPQREICYELRRIILEALPGVQEEMKWGVPSYDHGNYYIVALKTHVNIGFALKGLSKAERLLLKGKGKTMRHLEVFSLEKIEEKRVVKLILLVHERTQVSSTQNKQ; encoded by the coding sequence ATGGATGAGCATGTCAATGCCTATATAGAAAAGCAACAGTCTCCTCAGAGGGAAATCTGTTATGAGCTAAGGCGCATAATTCTGGAAGCACTTCCTGGTGTTCAGGAAGAGATGAAATGGGGAGTTCCTTCATATGATCACGGCAATTATTATATCGTAGCACTCAAAACCCATGTTAATATCGGTTTTGCACTCAAAGGTTTGTCCAAGGCGGAAAGGCTTCTACTCAAAGGAAAGGGGAAAACGATGAGACATCTTGAGGTTTTCAGTTTAGAGAAAATAGAAGAAAAGAGAGTCGTGAAGCTTATCCTTTTAGTACATGAGCGCACTCAAGTCAGTTCGACTCAAAACAAACAATAA
- a CDS encoding universal stress protein, which produces MEEKYQILIPTDYSETADHALAIGADLAKRSGAQVHVLHIADIPPDWVSMVEKSEGTMYAMVKDQLGITRKELADRTTLLHDKGVHAESFMVYNKGYRAILGHSENYESDLIIMGAHGRSGIKGLLIGSFTLRVLHHTNVPVFVTKKTDMPTDLNKAVFVSDFDSEHKGELAEAIKHIQKFNMRLRLFFVNTPATFRESHEIQNRMNEYVKSIPEGLVEQVDIVNAYKFETGLLRYCDDNAIDMVSMPIYGKRHSWEAIGSTIEDVIKFTEIPVLGIPEGK; this is translated from the coding sequence ATGGAGGAAAAATATCAAATTCTAATACCAACAGACTATTCTGAAACGGCTGATCATGCCTTGGCCATTGGTGCTGATCTGGCAAAACGTTCAGGTGCTCAAGTACATGTCTTGCATATTGCGGATATTCCACCGGATTGGGTTTCAATGGTTGAGAAATCGGAGGGAACCATGTATGCTATGGTGAAAGATCAATTGGGCATCACTAGAAAAGAATTGGCCGATAGAACTACTTTGCTACATGATAAAGGAGTGCATGCTGAAAGCTTTATGGTATATAACAAGGGGTATAGAGCTATTTTGGGACACTCAGAAAACTATGAGTCCGATTTAATTATAATGGGGGCTCATGGACGATCTGGAATCAAAGGGCTCCTGATTGGCTCGTTTACCTTGAGGGTACTTCACCATACAAATGTGCCTGTTTTTGTGACCAAGAAGACAGACATGCCGACTGATTTGAACAAGGCGGTATTCGTCTCTGATTTCGATTCAGAACATAAAGGTGAATTAGCAGAGGCGATAAAGCACATTCAAAAATTCAATATGCGATTGCGATTGTTTTTTGTCAATACACCGGCCACCTTCAGAGAGTCTCACGAAATCCAGAATAGGATGAATGAATATGTCAAATCTATTCCTGAAGGTTTAGTGGAGCAAGTCGATATCGTCAATGCCTATAAGTTTGAAACAGGCCTGCTTAGGTACTGTGATGATAACGCAATCGACATGGTATCCATGCCAATTTACGGCAAGCGCCACTCTTGGGAAGCGATCGGCAGTACTATTGAGGATGTAATCAAGTTTACAGAAATACCTGTTCTGGGCATCCCAGAGGGTAAATAG
- a CDS encoding ABC transporter permease, producing the protein MNWSTILGISKTHLKSRVKQSSIAALGVTFGIGTFITLGSFMTGLNGLLDGLILNRTPHIHIYNEIAPSEEQPITLADEFVDGINIIHSIKPKKSQLRIHNALPLINHLKNQEGVRGVIPQVQAQVFYLAGSIELNGVVFGVDVMEEDRLFNIGDYIIEGSVQDLARNNNGIILGAGLAKKLSLKVGDRVQLSSVNGGLFPLKIVGFYQSGLADIDNVQSYVNLPTAQRILGEGKNYISDINVKLFDMEEAPLMASQISSQYNLTAIDIKTANAQFETGTQIRNIITYAVSVTLLIVAGFGIYNILNMMIYEKMNDIAILKATGFSGKDVKMIFISQALIIGCIGGVLGLMIGFGLSVGISYIPFETEALPTITTFPVNNDPSFYIIGITFALLATFFAGYLPASKAEKIDPVDIIRGQ; encoded by the coding sequence ATGAATTGGTCAACGATACTTGGTATTTCTAAAACACACTTAAAGTCAAGAGTCAAGCAGTCCTCCATTGCCGCCTTAGGGGTCACATTCGGTATTGGCACCTTTATTACACTCGGCAGCTTTATGACGGGGCTCAACGGCTTGCTTGATGGTCTGATACTGAATCGTACCCCGCATATTCATATTTATAACGAAATAGCCCCTTCAGAAGAACAGCCGATAACGCTTGCAGATGAGTTTGTGGATGGAATCAACATCATTCATTCGATCAAGCCGAAAAAAAGTCAACTCCGTATTCACAACGCCCTACCCTTGATTAATCACCTTAAAAACCAAGAAGGTGTCAGAGGGGTAATTCCACAGGTACAAGCTCAGGTATTCTATCTAGCTGGTTCAATTGAGCTGAATGGCGTGGTCTTTGGGGTGGATGTAATGGAAGAAGATCGGCTATTCAACATAGGCGACTATATTATTGAAGGCAGTGTTCAAGACCTGGCCAGAAATAATAATGGAATTATTCTTGGGGCCGGACTGGCCAAAAAATTGTCCCTCAAAGTTGGTGATCGTGTACAGCTGAGTTCTGTCAATGGAGGCTTATTCCCACTCAAAATTGTAGGCTTCTATCAAAGCGGTCTTGCCGATATTGATAATGTTCAGAGCTATGTGAACCTGCCCACAGCACAACGCATTTTGGGAGAAGGCAAAAACTATATATCCGATATTAATGTGAAGCTCTTCGATATGGAAGAAGCCCCATTAATGGCATCACAAATCAGCAGCCAGTATAATCTTACTGCTATTGATATAAAAACCGCCAATGCTCAATTTGAGACAGGCACTCAAATCAGGAATATCATTACCTATGCTGTATCAGTCACCTTACTCATAGTAGCTGGCTTTGGGATATACAATATCCTGAATATGATGATCTATGAGAAAATGAATGACATTGCGATTCTCAAGGCAACAGGTTTTTCTGGTAAGGACGTAAAGATGATTTTCATAAGTCAAGCTCTGATTATAGGGTGCATTGGAGGTGTACTCGGCCTGATGATTGGTTTCGGGTTATCAGTGGGCATATCGTACATTCCTTTTGAGACTGAGGCGCTTCCAACCATCACTACCTTTCCAGTAAACAATGATCCGAGTTTCTACATCATCGGCATAACTTTCGCCTTATTGGCTACCTTCTTTGCTGGCTACCTGCCCGCCTCAAAGGCTGAGAAAATTGATCCTGTGGATATAATTCGAGGACAATGA
- a CDS encoding universal stress protein, translated as MAIDRIIIPTDFSTCADRALELALSMATKDLSELIICHINPVAAGGDAMFFINAEILDRTEKEVDQSFRELLDKFPKLKQVSHKFVQTTGFSVDKIRDVAEEEMADLMIMGTKGRNNRIGEFFGSVASGIMKRSDIPILIVPENAQVESIKSILLALDFEDEHQQEGTKVLNAIATTLQSELHIVNVIKDLAPSEVSLNQAQMSHYDAELPHIDHHYHFVNDDDIEHGITQYALENEIQMIALIGRSYRFIDRLFHKSLSKKLSYHTTLPLLVLPK; from the coding sequence ATGGCAATAGATAGAATCATTATACCAACAGATTTTTCTACTTGTGCCGATCGAGCACTTGAGCTCGCACTCAGCATGGCCACTAAGGACCTATCCGAACTGATCATTTGCCATATCAACCCTGTAGCTGCAGGTGGTGATGCTATGTTTTTTATTAACGCGGAAATTCTGGATAGAACAGAAAAAGAAGTTGACCAGTCATTCCGTGAGCTTTTGGATAAGTTCCCAAAGTTGAAACAGGTCTCACATAAATTTGTGCAAACGACTGGGTTTTCGGTAGACAAAATTCGGGATGTTGCTGAGGAAGAAATGGCCGACCTCATGATTATGGGTACAAAAGGTCGTAACAATCGCATCGGGGAGTTCTTCGGCAGCGTAGCCTCAGGAATTATGAAGCGATCGGACATTCCAATACTGATTGTTCCAGAAAACGCTCAAGTAGAGTCTATCAAAAGCATACTCCTTGCATTAGATTTTGAAGATGAACATCAGCAGGAGGGCACAAAGGTATTGAATGCTATTGCGACTACGCTACAATCGGAATTGCATATAGTAAATGTAATCAAGGATCTAGCGCCTAGTGAAGTGTCTTTGAATCAAGCGCAAATGAGTCACTATGATGCTGAATTGCCCCATATTGATCATCATTATCACTTTGTAAATGATGATGACATAGAGCATGGTATCACCCAATATGCACTGGAAAATGAAATCCAGATGATCGCATTAATAGGTAGATCTTATCGCTTCATTGACAGACTTTTTCATAAAAGCCTATCTAAAAAGCTGAGTTATCATACCACGCTTCCACTTTTGGTCCTTCCAAAATGA
- a CDS encoding efflux RND transporter periplasmic adaptor subunit: MKKQVYRLMCIGVPLFALSYCQRAEQSLSPEVTTLTESVYASITVQPEDLYNVHSSVGGIIKDVLVEEGDSVAYETPLIQIKSTNPEMNLRNAQLALDLAKRNYEGRANVLNEIRDEISIAQLKLENDSINFVKQRNLWNKNIGTQNTYETRELAYLTAKANLNLLNNRLLRTEQDLLTKWEEAQNNYRNAKSTQGDYTIKSRIEGRVYEVMKEPGEIVNVQEPLAVLGNAKQFIIEMEIDEVDITKIVLGQRTIISLDAYPDEVFNAFISQIYPRKNMATQTFKVEAKFLNPPTKLFSGLSGEANIITRVKEEALVIPRTYLTDKNEVKTEDGLVPVQTGLQSLDQVEILSGIDATTKIYLPKQ; the protein is encoded by the coding sequence ATGAAAAAGCAAGTATATCGGCTGATGTGTATTGGTGTTCCGCTCTTTGCACTTTCCTATTGCCAAAGAGCAGAGCAATCCTTGAGCCCAGAAGTGACTACACTGACTGAATCGGTATATGCTTCGATTACCGTCCAACCGGAGGACCTTTACAATGTCCACTCGTCCGTAGGAGGTATTATCAAGGATGTCTTAGTTGAAGAGGGTGATTCAGTCGCATACGAAACACCACTGATACAGATTAAGAGCACCAACCCTGAAATGAACTTAAGAAATGCACAACTGGCATTGGATTTAGCCAAGCGCAATTATGAAGGCAGGGCAAATGTCTTGAATGAAATCAGGGATGAGATTTCTATTGCCCAATTGAAACTCGAGAACGATTCAATCAACTTTGTCAAGCAGCGAAATCTCTGGAATAAAAATATCGGTACACAAAATACCTATGAAACCCGGGAACTTGCCTACCTCACGGCCAAGGCCAATCTTAATTTATTGAATAACCGACTCTTGAGAACAGAACAAGACCTGCTAACGAAATGGGAAGAAGCCCAAAACAACTATCGCAATGCAAAAAGCACTCAAGGTGATTACACAATAAAAAGTAGAATCGAAGGACGTGTCTATGAGGTAATGAAAGAGCCTGGCGAAATTGTAAATGTTCAAGAACCATTGGCTGTCCTGGGAAATGCCAAGCAATTCATTATTGAAATGGAGATTGATGAAGTGGATATTACCAAGATAGTCCTTGGTCAGCGCACAATCATATCACTGGATGCTTATCCCGATGAAGTATTCAACGCTTTCATTAGCCAAATCTATCCCCGTAAAAACATGGCCACCCAGACCTTTAAAGTAGAAGCCAAGTTTTTAAACCCTCCTACTAAACTGTTTTCCGGACTTTCAGGAGAAGCTAACATCATAACAAGAGTGAAAGAAGAAGCTCTGGTAATCCCAAGAACATACTTAACAGATAAGAATGAGGTTAAGACCGAGGATGGTTTGGTACCTGTCCAAACCGGACTTCAGAGCCTGGATCAGGTAGAAATTTTATCAGGTATTGATGCAACGACAAAAATTTATCTCCCTAAGCAATGA
- a CDS encoding ABC transporter ATP-binding protein, whose protein sequence is MNTDTPYVLEARNINKYFREPVLFHVLKDISFGIKPGEFVSIMGKSGCGKSTLLYILSTMDTDYDGSLLLNGEELYGKSNKELSVVRNEHIGFVFQFHYLLPEFTVLENVMLPAKKLAKKSLAEIREDAMQKLDLLDIGDLADKLAYRISGGEKQRVAIARALINEPTIIMGDEPTGNLDSKNSDNVFDILKQLSDQKGMSLLVVTHDLDFAQKTDRIIEMADGQINGNAYRA, encoded by the coding sequence ATGAACACTGATACACCATATGTACTCGAAGCTCGAAATATCAACAAGTATTTCAGAGAGCCAGTACTTTTTCATGTATTGAAGGATATCAGCTTTGGCATTAAGCCTGGTGAATTTGTATCAATCATGGGCAAGTCAGGCTGTGGTAAGTCTACTCTGTTGTACATTTTATCTACAATGGATACAGACTATGATGGCAGCCTGCTACTCAATGGTGAAGAACTTTATGGAAAGTCAAATAAGGAACTCTCCGTGGTCAGAAATGAGCATATAGGCTTTGTATTTCAATTTCATTACTTGCTTCCTGAGTTCACCGTTCTAGAAAATGTTATGCTTCCTGCGAAGAAATTGGCAAAGAAGTCTTTAGCAGAAATAAGAGAAGATGCCATGCAAAAGCTAGACCTCTTAGATATTGGAGATTTAGCGGATAAACTAGCCTACAGAATTTCCGGTGGAGAAAAACAACGTGTGGCTATAGCACGAGCTTTAATCAATGAACCAACTATCATTATGGGCGATGAACCTACCGGAAACCTGGATAGCAAGAATTCTGATAATGTATTTGACATTCTCAAACAACTCAGCGATCAAAAAGGGATGTCACTACTGGTGGTCACACACGACCTGGACTTTGCACAGAAAACTGACCGAATCATTGAGATGGCTGATGGCCAGATCAATGGGAACGCCTATCGAGCATAA
- a CDS encoding DUF6567 family protein, with amino-acid sequence MKKTIQYSAIILALGLLSSCGTSAAYINSQTSTQVHLSNNNYEVISRVSGSSEVAYVLIFGGMNKKRLYENAYAEMVKKAELTGSRALVNIVTEEHIGGVPPFYYERTITVSAHVVEFTK; translated from the coding sequence ATGAAAAAAACAATCCAGTACTCAGCAATAATCTTGGCTTTGGGCTTACTAAGTTCTTGTGGAACAAGTGCGGCCTACATTAATAGCCAAACTTCGACTCAGGTACACCTTTCAAATAATAATTATGAAGTGATTAGCAGAGTTAGTGGAAGCTCAGAGGTTGCCTATGTCCTGATATTTGGAGGTATGAACAAAAAGCGTCTATATGAGAATGCCTACGCTGAGATGGTCAAAAAAGCAGAGTTAACCGGTTCCAGGGCTCTTGTGAACATTGTCACTGAAGAGCACATTGGTGGAGTTCCCCCATTTTATTATGAGCGGACCATAACAGTTAGTGCACATGTGGTCGAATTTACAAAATAG
- a CDS encoding cyclic nucleotide-binding/CBS domain-containing protein: MNIKIADLMVKNVVTTEPHKSIGHVKEMMTKNRISCVPVVNSDNEPVGIVTTNDFKINPGDSSQVSQLLSGHVYTVPAYNDVSVAAKVMRKHHFHHLIVTHEKEIVGIISSFDLLALLDDHKFVMKNPPTPNKKSKQRI, translated from the coding sequence ATGAATATTAAGATAGCCGACTTAATGGTCAAAAATGTAGTAACTACAGAACCACATAAGTCAATCGGTCATGTCAAGGAAATGATGACCAAAAATAGAATCAGCTGTGTTCCTGTGGTGAATTCTGATAACGAACCGGTGGGTATCGTAACCACAAATGATTTTAAGATCAACCCGGGTGATAGTTCTCAAGTGAGTCAACTCCTGTCCGGTCATGTGTATACGGTTCCTGCATACAATGACGTTTCAGTGGCTGCCAAAGTGATGCGTAAACACCACTTTCACCACCTGATAGTGACACACGAGAAGGAGATTGTTGGCATTATTAGTTCATTCGACTTATTGGCACTGCTTGACGATCATAAATTTGTGATGAAAAATCCGCCTACACCTAATAAGAAAAGTAAGCAGAGGATATAA
- a CDS encoding TerB family tellurite resistance protein, with product MKPEKLDLPFYENLARLFYAMATVDNHVRTVEKRKIKEIIETEWDDTSSSLDSNQVMYSQLKVLFEEAFDKEEAFQLFKAYFLAHRETFTKDLKRKIMHGVNQIANAFGGTSKSESVLVSRLYFLMWGTPKT from the coding sequence ATGAAGCCGGAGAAGCTTGACCTCCCCTTCTATGAAAACTTGGCAAGACTCTTCTACGCCATGGCAACGGTAGACAACCACGTAAGAACTGTCGAGAAGCGGAAAATCAAGGAGATTATCGAAACTGAATGGGACGACACCTCATCTTCGTTGGATAGTAATCAGGTAATGTATTCCCAATTGAAAGTATTGTTTGAAGAAGCCTTTGACAAGGAAGAAGCCTTCCAACTGTTTAAAGCCTATTTTTTAGCACACCGTGAAACCTTTACGAAAGATTTAAAGCGAAAAATCATGCACGGAGTGAATCAGATTGCGAATGCTTTTGGAGGAACCAGTAAATCCGAAAGTGTGCTGGTCAGCAGATTATATTTTCTCATGTGGGGCACCCCAAAAACTTAA
- a CDS encoding YqgE/AlgH family protein, with translation MFQYDKNIPDPEPGDFLLSEPFLNDPNFERTVILICEHNDEGTFGLVLNKLSDLKLDDVLEERITFPTYLNIGGPVEQNTLHFIHRLEDKVEGSIQLNDGLYWSGDFEQIKFLLNSNLIREEDIQFYLGYSGWGVGQLRSELDKQSWFVRKKATANEIFDMESDILWKSILKQMGGKYKVFSNYPVDPRLN, from the coding sequence ATGTTTCAATACGACAAAAATATTCCCGATCCAGAACCAGGAGATTTCCTCTTATCTGAACCGTTTTTAAATGATCCGAATTTTGAAAGAACAGTCATTCTTATTTGTGAGCACAATGATGAAGGAACCTTCGGCCTTGTGCTGAATAAGCTTTCGGATTTGAAGCTGGATGATGTATTGGAGGAGAGGATTACTTTTCCGACTTACTTGAATATAGGTGGCCCTGTAGAGCAGAATACCCTACATTTCATTCATCGACTTGAGGATAAAGTTGAAGGCTCAATTCAATTAAACGATGGTCTATATTGGAGTGGGGATTTTGAGCAAATCAAGTTTTTGCTGAATTCTAATCTCATTAGAGAAGAAGATATTCAGTTTTATCTCGGTTACTCGGGTTGGGGTGTTGGTCAGTTGAGATCTGAATTAGACAAGCAGTCCTGGTTCGTCCGTAAAAAAGCCACAGCTAACGAGATTTTCGATATGGAATCAGACATCCTCTGGAAGTCTATTTTGAAGCAAATGGGAGGTAAGTACAAGGTGTTTTCAAATTACCCGGTTGATCCTCGCTTGAATTAA